The following proteins are co-located in the Spinactinospora alkalitolerans genome:
- a CDS encoding tripartite tricarboxylate transporter TctB family protein produces MSARTPADGTDECAPSRAAGDLALGTALIVVCAWAAGESLDMPRRGELGLLTSPGFTPFLVCVLVAVLSAVVVARALMRGALKGIAPRIAEMWCSEESRRVVVLFALITGYALLIGVVQFAVVTGGFLLAMFWYVRSGGWLTIALATAVGVLLTAVVIPYAFTMPLP; encoded by the coding sequence ATGAGTGCCCGGACGCCCGCGGACGGGACCGATGAGTGCGCTCCGTCCCGGGCCGCGGGCGACCTCGCCCTCGGCACCGCCCTCATCGTGGTGTGCGCCTGGGCGGCCGGGGAGTCGCTCGACATGCCCCGCCGCGGCGAGCTCGGGCTGCTCACCAGCCCGGGGTTCACTCCCTTCCTGGTGTGCGTCCTCGTAGCCGTGCTGAGTGCGGTCGTCGTCGCACGCGCCCTGATGCGCGGAGCGCTGAAAGGGATTGCTCCCCGCATCGCGGAGATGTGGTGCAGCGAGGAGTCCCGCCGGGTCGTCGTCCTCTTCGCGCTCATCACCGGCTACGCCCTGCTGATCGGAGTCGTGCAGTTCGCCGTGGTGACCGGGGGATTCCTGCTCGCCATGTTCTGGTACGTCCGCTCGGGCGGCTGGCTCACCATCGCTCTGGCGACCGCGGTCGGCGTGCTGCTGACCGCGGTGGTCATCCCGTACGCGTTCACCATGCCCCTGCCCTGA
- the der gene encoding ribosome biogenesis GTPase Der: MTDSIDFPTTDAPRADEAEEAAVKPVVAVVGRPNVGKSSLVNRIIGRREAVVEDVPGVTRDRVAYDASWQGREFTLVDTGGWETSVSGLAAMVAGQAEYAAQTADAILFVVDATVGITDTDEAVTRVLRSTDRPVVLAANKVDGAGAEADALELWNLGVGEPHPVSALHGRGSGDLLDALLDALPEKPPEESLEEEAGPRRVALIGRPNVGKSSLLNRMAGEDRVVVDAVAGTTRDAVDELIELGGQTWKFIDTAGIRRRFRALQGADYYATMRTGAALERAEVAVVLLDVSESLAEQDLRIIEQVVESGRALVLAFNKWDLLDEERRYYLEKEIDRQLFRVRWAPRVNISARTGRHVEKLVPAIEIGLASWDTRISTGRLNSWLKELVAATPPPVRGGKQPKILFATQADARPPHFILFTTGFLEDNYRRFIERRLREDFGFEGSPIKLSMRIREKKGRGRASKGSVRPDWNR, from the coding sequence ATGACTGACAGCATCGATTTCCCGACAACGGACGCGCCCCGTGCGGACGAGGCCGAAGAGGCCGCGGTGAAACCCGTGGTGGCCGTTGTCGGACGACCCAACGTGGGCAAGTCCTCCCTGGTCAACAGGATCATCGGCCGCCGCGAGGCGGTCGTGGAGGACGTGCCGGGGGTGACCCGCGACCGGGTGGCCTACGACGCCTCCTGGCAGGGCAGGGAGTTCACGCTCGTCGACACCGGCGGCTGGGAGACCAGCGTGAGCGGTCTGGCGGCCATGGTGGCCGGGCAGGCCGAGTACGCGGCGCAGACCGCCGACGCGATCCTGTTCGTCGTCGACGCCACCGTCGGCATCACCGACACCGACGAGGCCGTCACGCGCGTGCTGCGCTCGACCGACCGGCCCGTGGTGCTGGCGGCGAACAAGGTCGACGGCGCCGGCGCCGAAGCCGACGCGCTCGAACTGTGGAATCTGGGCGTGGGCGAGCCCCACCCCGTCAGCGCGCTGCACGGCCGGGGCTCGGGCGACCTGCTGGACGCGCTGCTGGACGCGCTGCCCGAGAAGCCGCCCGAGGAGTCGCTGGAGGAGGAGGCCGGACCGCGCCGGGTCGCGCTGATCGGGCGGCCCAACGTCGGCAAGTCCAGTCTGCTCAACCGCATGGCCGGTGAGGACCGGGTCGTCGTCGACGCGGTGGCCGGGACGACGCGCGACGCCGTCGACGAGCTCATCGAGCTGGGCGGGCAGACCTGGAAGTTCATCGACACCGCCGGCATCCGCCGCCGGTTCCGCGCGCTGCAGGGCGCCGACTACTACGCCACCATGCGCACCGGGGCCGCGCTGGAGCGGGCCGAGGTGGCGGTCGTGCTGCTCGACGTCAGCGAGTCGCTGGCCGAGCAGGACCTGCGCATCATCGAGCAGGTCGTGGAGTCGGGGCGGGCGCTGGTGCTGGCCTTCAACAAGTGGGACCTGCTGGACGAGGAGCGCCGGTACTACCTGGAGAAGGAGATCGACCGCCAGCTCTTCCGGGTCCGCTGGGCGCCGCGCGTGAACATCTCCGCCAGGACCGGTCGGCACGTCGAGAAGCTCGTCCCGGCCATCGAGATCGGGCTGGCCTCCTGGGACACCCGCATCTCCACGGGGCGGCTGAACAGTTGGCTCAAGGAGCTGGTGGCCGCGACCCCGCCGCCGGTGCGCGGCGGCAAGCAGCCCAAGATCCTGTTCGCCACGCAGGCCGACGCGCGCCCGCCGCACTTCATCCTGTTCACGACGGGCTTCCTGGAGGACAACTACCGTCGCTTCATCGAGCGCCGACTGCGCGAGGACTTCGGCTTCGAGGGCAGCCCGATCAAGCTCAGCATGCGGATCCGGGAGAAGAAGGGCCGCGGCAGGGCGTCCAAGGGCAGCGTGCGCCCGGACTGGAACCGCTGA
- the cmk gene encoding (d)CMP kinase, whose product MGWNHPRGKVVAVNAHGHGEGIVIAIDGPSGSGKSSTAKGVARARELRYLDTGAMYRAMTWWMIQHQVDVADAAAVAARSAEPVITMGTDPEAPTVRVDGTDVARAIRTDEVTGRVSTVSAVPEVRERLVALQRDIIAEARRDAAGIVVEGRDITTVVAPEAPVRLYLTASAQARAVRRSKENRTSDVAATEAALALRDRLDSSRALSPLTQAEDSLELDSSGLSLDEVVALVVKLADEAAERTAR is encoded by the coding sequence ATGGGATGGAATCACCCCCGGGGAAAGGTAGTCGCAGTGAACGCGCATGGTCACGGCGAGGGCATCGTCATCGCCATCGACGGTCCCTCGGGGTCGGGCAAATCCAGCACGGCCAAGGGCGTGGCGCGGGCGCGCGAACTGCGGTACCTCGACACCGGGGCGATGTATCGGGCCATGACCTGGTGGATGATCCAGCACCAGGTCGATGTCGCCGACGCGGCCGCCGTCGCGGCCAGGTCGGCGGAACCGGTCATCACCATGGGCACCGACCCCGAAGCCCCCACCGTCCGGGTGGACGGCACGGACGTGGCCCGCGCCATCCGGACCGACGAGGTCACCGGCCGGGTGAGCACCGTCAGCGCCGTCCCCGAGGTGCGGGAGCGGCTCGTAGCGCTGCAGCGCGACATCATCGCCGAGGCGCGCCGCGACGCGGCCGGCATCGTGGTGGAGGGACGCGACATCACCACCGTCGTCGCGCCCGAAGCCCCCGTGAGGCTGTACCTCACGGCGAGCGCGCAGGCCCGCGCCGTCCGCCGGAGCAAGGAGAACAGAACGAGCGACGTCGCGGCGACCGAGGCGGCCCTCGCCCTGCGCGACCGGCTCGACTCCAGCCGTGCGCTCTCGCCGCTGACGCAGGCCGAGGACTCCCTGGAGCTGGACTCCAGCGGGCTCTCCCTGGACGAGGTCGTCGCCCTCGTCGTCAAGCTGGCCGACGAGGCCGCAGAGCGCACCGCGCGCTGA
- the aroH gene encoding chorismate mutase has product MAVRAVRGAVQVDSDERELVLAATAELVSEVMRRNELTTDDVISVLFTATPDLTSEFPALAARKLGFTDVPLMCATEIAVPRALPRVVRLMAHVETDRPRSELHHVYLGGAQALRLDIAQ; this is encoded by the coding sequence GTGGCGGTACGAGCGGTCCGCGGTGCGGTTCAGGTGGACTCCGATGAGCGCGAGCTCGTCCTGGCGGCGACCGCGGAGCTGGTGTCGGAGGTCATGCGGCGCAACGAGCTGACCACTGACGACGTGATCAGCGTCCTGTTCACCGCCACCCCCGATCTCACCTCGGAGTTCCCGGCGCTGGCCGCGCGCAAGCTCGGGTTCACCGACGTCCCGCTGATGTGCGCCACCGAGATCGCGGTCCCGCGCGCGCTGCCGCGCGTGGTCCGGCTGATGGCGCACGTGGAGACGGACCGGCCGCGCTCGGAGCTGCACCACGTCTACCTGGGCGGCGCCCAGGCCCTGCGCCTGGACATCGCCCAGTAG
- a CDS encoding HpcH/HpaI aldolase family protein, with amino-acid sequence MSFHQRLKRGEKVLGTMISEISNPNTAVMLATAGLDFFLIDMEHGTLDYSDMAGLITAGRGWNVTPAVRIPEIRRETVLKPLDAGASVLVVPQVEEVAEVEEVVSHAMYPHRGRRGVALRRPHSAYAKYPAMEYMEGADKETLVLVQIETRRGLENVERLAEVEGLGGFFIGPFDLSVDMGLPGEVGHPDLREAFRRVIAAAHKHGRVAAIHVFDPRMAIELMDDGINMCSVSSDINMLVDQATDNVRIMRESIRT; translated from the coding sequence ATGTCGTTCCACCAACGGCTCAAGCGGGGCGAGAAGGTACTCGGGACCATGATCTCCGAGATCAGCAACCCCAATACGGCGGTGATGCTGGCGACCGCGGGCCTCGACTTCTTCCTCATCGACATGGAGCACGGCACGCTCGACTACTCCGACATGGCCGGTCTCATCACCGCCGGACGGGGCTGGAACGTGACGCCGGCCGTGCGCATCCCCGAGATCCGGCGGGAGACCGTCCTCAAACCCCTCGATGCGGGCGCTTCCGTGCTCGTCGTCCCCCAGGTCGAAGAAGTGGCCGAAGTCGAGGAGGTCGTCTCGCACGCGATGTACCCGCACCGGGGGCGCCGCGGCGTGGCGCTGCGCCGACCGCACAGCGCCTACGCGAAGTACCCGGCGATGGAGTACATGGAGGGCGCCGACAAGGAGACCCTGGTCCTGGTGCAGATCGAGACCCGGCGCGGGCTCGAGAACGTCGAGCGGCTCGCCGAGGTCGAAGGGCTCGGCGGTTTCTTCATCGGACCGTTCGACCTGTCCGTGGACATGGGCCTGCCCGGAGAGGTCGGCCATCCGGACCTGCGCGAGGCCTTCCGCAGGGTGATCGCCGCGGCCCACAAGCACGGACGTGTGGCGGCCATCCACGTGTTCGATCCCCGGATGGCGATCGAGCTGATGGACGACGGAATCAACATGTGCTCGGTGAGCAGCGACATCAACATGCTCGTCGACCAGGCGACCGACAACGTTCGCATCATGCGCGAGTCCATTCGCACATGA
- a CDS encoding ParA family protein yields the protein MSWSGNDEADAVETAAADEDMVADPASSPWGETRSTGAALTSINRPKPEFPEPVSLDGHGPARVVALCNQKGGVGKTTTTINLGAAIAEYGRRVLLVDFDPQGALSVGLGRLDPRELDLTVYNLLMQRDVTVDDVLLKTGIEGLDLIPSNIDLSAAEVQLVGEVAREQMLGRALAPVMHDYDVVLIDCQPSLGLLTVNALTAAHGVIVPLECEFFALRGVALLMDTIQKVQERLNEDLVIDGFLGTMYDPRTLHAREVLATIIDGFGDKVYSTVINRTIRFPDATVAGEPITRFDSSSAGANAYRELAKEVLARWPLSGHGA from the coding sequence GTGAGCTGGTCGGGAAACGACGAGGCGGACGCGGTCGAGACCGCTGCCGCCGACGAGGACATGGTGGCCGATCCGGCGAGCAGCCCATGGGGGGAAACACGCAGTACGGGGGCGGCACTGACCAGCATCAACAGACCGAAACCGGAATTTCCGGAACCGGTGTCACTGGACGGACACGGCCCGGCGCGGGTCGTGGCACTGTGCAACCAGAAGGGCGGGGTCGGCAAGACCACTACGACGATCAATCTCGGGGCGGCGATCGCCGAGTACGGCCGCAGGGTGCTGCTGGTCGACTTCGATCCGCAGGGGGCGCTCTCGGTCGGCCTGGGCCGGCTCGACCCGCGCGAACTCGACCTCACGGTCTACAACCTGCTGATGCAGCGCGACGTCACCGTCGATGACGTGCTGCTCAAGACGGGCATCGAGGGCCTGGACCTGATCCCGAGCAACATCGACCTGTCGGCGGCCGAGGTGCAGCTGGTGGGGGAGGTGGCCCGCGAGCAGATGCTGGGCCGCGCGCTGGCGCCGGTGATGCACGACTACGACGTCGTGCTCATCGACTGCCAGCCCTCGCTCGGCCTGCTCACGGTCAACGCGCTCACCGCGGCGCACGGCGTCATCGTGCCCCTGGAGTGCGAGTTCTTCGCGCTGCGCGGCGTGGCGCTGCTCATGGACACCATCCAGAAGGTCCAGGAGCGCCTCAACGAGGACCTGGTCATCGACGGCTTCCTCGGCACCATGTACGACCCGCGCACGCTGCACGCGCGCGAGGTGCTGGCCACCATCATCGACGGCTTCGGCGACAAGGTCTACAGCACGGTCATCAACCGGACCATCCGCTTCCCCGACGCCACCGTCGCGGGCGAGCCCATAACCCGGTTCGACTCCTCGTCGGCCGGTGCCAACGCCTATCGGGAACTGGCCAAGGAGGTGCTGGCTAGGTGGCCTCTCAGCGGTCACGGCGCGTGA
- a CDS encoding hydroxypyruvate isomerase family protein, with protein MRFAVNLSMLFTELPLLERPEAAKKAGFDAVECWWPFDIPEPGDKEVEVFLAAIADAGVRLTGLNFDAGPLADGYRGFVSQPDRSGRFRANVPAAVDMAGRTGCQVLNALYGNRQKGVSPRLQDACALENLQFAAEAARGVATVVLEPLNSFESPHYPLVRTAHAVEVIERVREAGGDRLGLLYDVYHMQRMEGNLIDNLRRHSDHLTHVQIADSPGRGAPGTGEIAFARVLDALHDVGYQGTVGLEYKAGDAAPHRFDWLHPEGRGDLAGRRISEFLTV; from the coding sequence ATGAGGTTCGCCGTCAACCTGTCCATGCTGTTCACCGAACTTCCACTGCTGGAACGCCCCGAGGCGGCGAAGAAGGCGGGCTTCGACGCGGTGGAGTGCTGGTGGCCGTTCGACATCCCCGAGCCGGGCGATAAGGAGGTCGAGGTGTTCCTCGCCGCCATCGCCGACGCGGGAGTCAGGCTCACCGGCCTGAACTTCGACGCCGGCCCCCTGGCCGACGGATACCGCGGCTTCGTCTCGCAACCGGACCGCAGCGGCCGGTTCCGAGCGAACGTCCCCGCGGCGGTGGACATGGCCGGACGCACGGGCTGCCAAGTCCTCAACGCTCTTTACGGAAACCGGCAGAAAGGCGTGAGCCCACGGCTCCAGGACGCATGCGCCCTGGAGAACCTCCAGTTCGCGGCCGAGGCCGCAAGAGGCGTGGCAACGGTCGTACTGGAACCGCTGAACTCCTTCGAGAGTCCGCACTACCCGCTGGTGCGCACCGCACACGCGGTGGAGGTCATCGAGAGGGTACGGGAAGCGGGCGGCGACCGGCTGGGACTGCTCTACGACGTTTACCACATGCAGCGGATGGAGGGGAACCTCATCGACAACCTGCGACGGCACTCCGACCACCTCACCCATGTCCAGATCGCCGACTCGCCCGGGCGAGGGGCCCCGGGGACGGGTGAGATCGCCTTCGCGCGGGTCCTCGACGCCCTGCACGACGTCGGCTACCAGGGCACCGTCGGCCTGGAGTACAAGGCCGGCGATGCCGCCCCGCACAGGTTCGACTGGCTCCACCCCGAAGGTAGGGGCGACCTCGCCGGACGACGCATCAGCGAGTTCCTGACCGTGTGA
- the scpB gene encoding SMC-Scp complex subunit ScpB, producing MSVDGAAAEGSGGVSAELRRDLEAVLMVVDQPVQEYDLARAFRLPVETITATLAGLSREYTEQGRGFDLRQVAEGWRFYTRPECAGIVEHFLREGQEVRLTQAALETVAVVAYRQPVSRGRVSAVRGVNCDGVMRTLVLRGLIEEAGHDPESGALLYRTTGYFLERLGLRSLDELPDIAPFLPDDIEGLDDTGEYTTT from the coding sequence GTGAGCGTGGACGGTGCGGCGGCCGAGGGCTCCGGCGGTGTGTCGGCGGAGCTGCGGCGCGATCTGGAGGCGGTGCTGATGGTGGTCGACCAGCCGGTCCAGGAGTACGACCTCGCGCGCGCGTTCCGGCTGCCGGTGGAGACGATCACCGCGACGCTGGCGGGGCTGTCGCGGGAGTACACCGAGCAGGGCCGCGGTTTCGACCTCCGGCAGGTCGCCGAGGGGTGGCGCTTCTACACCCGGCCCGAGTGCGCGGGCATCGTCGAGCACTTCCTGCGCGAAGGCCAGGAGGTGCGGCTCACCCAGGCCGCGCTGGAGACCGTCGCGGTCGTGGCCTACCGCCAGCCGGTGTCGCGGGGCCGGGTCTCGGCCGTCCGCGGTGTGAACTGTGACGGTGTTATGCGTACCCTCGTATTGAGGGGACTGATCGAAGAGGCCGGCCACGATCCCGAATCGGGCGCGCTGCTCTACCGGACCACCGGGTACTTCCTGGAGCGCCTCGGTCTGCGCAGCCTCGACGAGCTCCCCGACATCGCACCATTCTTGCCCGACGACATCGAAGGTCTCGACGACACCGGTGAATACACCACCACGTAA
- a CDS encoding Bug family tripartite tricarboxylate transporter substrate binding protein, whose product MRHTAAATGVVIALLPLASCANGGSAADAFPARPIELTVGWSAGGSSDLTTRGLATGMEEDLGVSVQIVNVEGATGGVGASQVSHQPADGYSIFGGASTAGMWRVMEQSDASWEDFYALLAGPSPTTIFVRADSEYGSIEDLVEGMEDDPSMRYGTPGPGSNGHILGELLKQETGTEAEHVPYNGGSEAGRFLVSGEIDFVSVTLGDILNLVESGDVRPLANLYEEPVEVAGVEIPPIVDTYPALADQTAINPWFGVYVSRDTPPEIVERLAESVRYATEQDGFRELYEGDLGGIVDYTVGHESDEVMARVEASRSWALHGLGMTEHDPAEFDIPTISEFEWPPHGRAANAAEWPEGLR is encoded by the coding sequence ATGCGACACACTGCCGCGGCCACGGGCGTCGTGATCGCCCTGCTGCCGTTGGCGTCCTGCGCGAACGGAGGAAGTGCCGCCGACGCCTTCCCCGCACGTCCGATCGAGCTGACCGTGGGCTGGTCCGCAGGCGGCAGCTCTGATCTGACCACGCGCGGGCTGGCCACGGGGATGGAGGAGGACCTGGGCGTCTCCGTGCAGATCGTGAACGTCGAGGGCGCCACGGGAGGCGTGGGCGCCTCCCAGGTCTCCCACCAGCCCGCCGACGGCTACTCGATCTTCGGCGGGGCCAGTACCGCCGGGATGTGGCGGGTGATGGAGCAGTCCGACGCCTCGTGGGAGGACTTCTACGCCCTGCTCGCAGGGCCGTCGCCCACCACGATCTTCGTCCGGGCCGACAGCGAGTACGGGTCCATCGAGGACCTCGTTGAGGGCATGGAGGACGACCCGTCGATGCGCTACGGCACGCCGGGCCCCGGCAGCAACGGGCATATCCTCGGCGAACTGCTCAAGCAGGAGACCGGCACGGAGGCCGAGCACGTCCCATACAACGGAGGCAGCGAGGCGGGACGCTTCCTCGTCTCCGGCGAGATCGACTTCGTCTCCGTCACCCTCGGCGACATCCTGAACCTTGTCGAATCCGGCGACGTGCGTCCGCTGGCCAACCTGTACGAGGAACCGGTCGAGGTCGCCGGTGTGGAGATCCCGCCGATCGTCGACACCTACCCGGCCCTCGCCGACCAGACCGCGATCAATCCGTGGTTCGGGGTCTACGTGTCCCGGGACACCCCTCCGGAGATCGTCGAGCGCCTGGCGGAATCCGTCCGGTACGCCACCGAGCAGGATGGGTTCCGCGAGCTGTACGAAGGCGACTTGGGTGGCATCGTCGACTACACGGTCGGCCATGAGTCCGACGAGGTCATGGCGCGGGTGGAGGCGAGCCGCTCCTGGGCGCTGCACGGCCTGGGCATGACCGAGCACGATCCGGCCGAGTTCGACATCCCGACGATCTCGGAGTTCGAATGGCCGCCGCACGGCCGCGCCGCCAATGCGGCCGAATGGCCCGAAGGGCTGCGATGA
- a CDS encoding prephenate dehydrogenase, with protein sequence MIERAVVVGAGLIGTSIALALRRHGTEVGLADRDPAALRLACDLGAGTALDPGRARRPADVAVIAAPPAAIPAVLRDAQDRGLAHVYTDVASVKADVVEEAGALGCDLATYVPGHPMGGSEKQGPSAARADLFLGRSWALCPTGKADRVAVAVVTELARLCGANPLTIDARAHDRAVALVSHAPHVASSAVAARLLDGDDTALALTGQGVRDVTRIAGGDPGMWLEILRHNAVPVAEVLDAVAADLAAAAAALRDEGGAAGRVVDLLSRGRRGHDSIPGKHGAERTPAYAVLPVVIPDEPNALGRLFAAAGEAGINIEDIRIDHSPGLPVGVAQLSVVPEAADELARALAEQGWSVHP encoded by the coding sequence ATGATCGAGCGTGCGGTGGTGGTGGGTGCCGGGCTCATCGGCACCTCCATCGCTCTGGCGTTGCGCCGGCACGGCACCGAGGTGGGACTCGCCGACCGCGACCCCGCCGCGCTGCGGCTGGCCTGTGATCTCGGCGCCGGCACGGCCCTGGACCCGGGGCGGGCGCGCCGCCCCGCCGACGTCGCGGTCATCGCCGCGCCCCCGGCCGCCATCCCCGCCGTGCTGCGCGACGCCCAGGACCGCGGCCTGGCGCACGTCTACACCGATGTCGCCAGCGTGAAGGCCGACGTGGTCGAGGAGGCGGGCGCACTCGGCTGCGACCTCGCGACCTACGTCCCCGGCCACCCCATGGGAGGCAGCGAGAAGCAGGGGCCCAGCGCCGCGCGCGCCGACCTGTTCCTCGGCCGCTCCTGGGCGCTGTGCCCGACGGGCAAGGCCGACCGCGTCGCGGTCGCGGTCGTGACCGAACTGGCCCGTCTGTGCGGGGCCAATCCGCTGACCATCGACGCGCGGGCGCACGACCGCGCCGTGGCGCTGGTCTCGCACGCCCCGCACGTGGCGTCGTCGGCGGTGGCCGCCCGGCTGCTCGACGGCGACGACACCGCGCTCGCGCTGACGGGGCAGGGAGTGCGCGACGTCACCCGCATCGCCGGGGGAGACCCCGGCATGTGGCTGGAGATCCTGCGGCACAACGCGGTCCCGGTCGCCGAGGTCCTGGACGCGGTCGCCGCCGACCTGGCCGCCGCTGCGGCGGCGCTGCGGGACGAGGGGGGCGCCGCCGGACGGGTGGTCGACCTGCTCTCCCGCGGCCGGCGCGGCCACGACAGCATCCCGGGCAAGCACGGTGCCGAGCGCACGCCGGCTTATGCGGTGCTGCCGGTGGTCATCCCCGACGAGCCCAACGCCCTCGGCCGGCTGTTCGCCGCCGCGGGCGAGGCCGGCATCAACATCGAGGACATCCGGATCGACCATTCGCCCGGCCTGCCGGTGGGCGTCGCCCAGCTCTCGGTCGTCCCCGAGGCCGCCGACGAGCTCGCCCGGGCCCTGGCCGAGCAGGGATGGTCGGTGCACCCCTAG
- a CDS encoding pseudouridine synthase gives MPRGGRAERELSSAAQARLRALRDEYDPGDDDRSDEQRDTYVDVPGGIRLQKALAQAGVASRRASEELIATGRVSVDGQVVRRFGARVDPEKSEIRVDDMRVATAPDLLYYALNKPRGVVSTMSDPEGRPTLADYAGQTEERLFHVGRLDTETEGLILLTNDGELANRLTHPRYKVIKTYIAKVPGPVPREVVRRLRSGVELEDGLVEVDSFRVIDDVEPKALVEIRLHEGRKHIVRRLLDAVDHPVSDLARTQVGPIGLNTLKPGTMRALTAQEISELYTAAGM, from the coding sequence TTGCCGCGCGGTGGCCGGGCCGAGCGCGAGCTGTCCAGCGCCGCCCAGGCCCGCCTGCGCGCCCTGCGCGATGAGTACGATCCCGGCGACGACGACCGCTCCGACGAGCAGCGCGACACCTACGTCGATGTCCCCGGCGGCATCCGGCTGCAGAAGGCGCTCGCCCAGGCCGGCGTGGCCAGTCGGCGCGCCAGCGAGGAGCTGATCGCGACCGGGCGGGTCTCCGTCGACGGCCAGGTCGTGCGGCGCTTCGGCGCCCGGGTCGATCCGGAGAAGTCGGAGATCCGCGTGGACGACATGCGGGTGGCCACGGCGCCCGACCTGCTCTACTACGCGCTGAACAAGCCGCGCGGCGTGGTCAGCACCATGTCGGACCCCGAGGGGCGACCCACCCTCGCCGACTACGCCGGCCAGACCGAGGAGCGGCTGTTCCACGTGGGGCGGCTCGACACCGAGACCGAGGGCCTGATCCTGCTCACCAACGACGGCGAGCTCGCCAACCGGCTCACCCACCCCCGCTACAAGGTGATCAAGACCTACATCGCGAAGGTCCCCGGCCCGGTGCCGCGCGAGGTCGTCCGGCGGCTGCGCTCCGGCGTGGAGCTGGAGGACGGCCTCGTCGAGGTCGACTCCTTCCGCGTCATCGACGACGTCGAACCCAAGGCGCTGGTGGAGATCCGGCTGCACGAGGGGCGCAAGCACATCGTGCGGCGGCTCCTGGACGCGGTGGACCACCCCGTTTCGGACCTGGCGCGCACCCAGGTGGGGCCGATCGGTCTGAACACCCTCAAACCGGGAACGATGCGGGCGCTGACGGCGCAGGAGATCAGCGAGCTCTACACTGCCGCAGGGATGTAG
- a CDS encoding segregation and condensation protein A, whose translation MTAEDATGGSGFQVHLDNFEGPFDLLLGLISKHKLDITEVALSKVTDEFIAYIKAHGDSWDLDQASHFLLVAATLLDLKAARLLPRGDVEDEADLALLEARDLLFARLLQYRAYKEVSAVLAERLLTQGRRFPRAVTLEPRFAEARPDVFIRLGPQEFAALAVRVLTPKEPPSVPVTHIHQSRTSVREQGALVVEALRARGSMTFAELTTDCTGTFEVVARFLALLELYRAANVGFDQPEPLGELLITWTGGAEGEVSVSDDYGRDGPVGGGGDDDGED comes from the coding sequence ATGACCGCTGAGGACGCGACCGGCGGGAGTGGCTTCCAGGTCCACCTGGACAACTTCGAGGGCCCCTTCGACCTGCTGCTGGGGCTGATCTCCAAGCACAAGCTGGACATCACCGAGGTGGCGCTGTCGAAGGTCACCGACGAGTTCATCGCCTACATCAAGGCGCACGGGGACTCATGGGACCTCGACCAGGCGAGCCACTTCCTGCTGGTCGCGGCCACGCTGCTCGACCTCAAGGCGGCGCGGCTGCTGCCGCGCGGCGACGTCGAGGACGAGGCGGACCTCGCCCTGCTGGAGGCCCGCGACCTGCTGTTCGCGCGGCTGCTGCAGTACCGCGCCTACAAGGAGGTCTCGGCGGTCCTGGCCGAGCGGCTGCTCACCCAGGGCCGCCGGTTCCCGCGCGCCGTCACGCTGGAGCCGCGCTTCGCCGAGGCGCGGCCCGACGTGTTCATCCGGCTGGGGCCGCAGGAGTTCGCCGCCCTCGCCGTGCGCGTGCTCACGCCCAAGGAGCCGCCGAGCGTCCCCGTCACCCACATCCACCAGAGCAGGACGTCGGTGCGCGAGCAGGGGGCGCTGGTGGTGGAGGCGCTGCGCGCGCGGGGGAGCATGACCTTCGCCGAGCTGACCACCGACTGCACCGGTACCTTCGAGGTCGTCGCGCGCTTCCTGGCGCTGCTGGAGCTGTACCGGGCCGCCAACGTCGGCTTCGACCAGCCCGAGCCGCTGGGGGAGCTGCTGATCACCTGGACCGGCGGCGCGGAGGGTGAGGTCTCGGTCTCCGACGACTACGGGCGGGACGGACCGGTCGGCGGGGGCGGGGACGACGACGGCGAGGACTGA